In Pyrus communis chromosome 8, drPyrComm1.1, whole genome shotgun sequence, one genomic interval encodes:
- the LOC137742306 gene encoding uncharacterized protein — protein sequence MSNSSPVGSQSQQFSDSSFSRTFKYLLATQFLSRGIPFIFNAWIVRHLSVEDFALYGVQFPLFVTCVLFLSREGVRRACLRADMKRDGVSTEENIAKIMKFAWLIPPCGILLTVAACTVVFWNKDLSFSNPYGQAILINGLACIFELLAEPLYILSQNLLLLKLRLVVETVATLFRCITMFILIVKQTGMEKAIVFTLSQTAYGVCLFLGYWVYFLFFAACRSTALFPFSVKNKKDYDRELSDMCKLFTLQSLVKLILQEGQSLILLWWATYYNQAVYGLVDKLGSLVVRMVFLPFEESSYATFARSASGKDPDKDRRLGSSLTEALKLVLLIGLVFMAFGPSYSYSLIRLLYGRNWSDGEASSALRYYCFYIIVLAMNGTSEAFLHAVAKEKQLVQSNLSSFLFAFIHIVLNILLINSAGAVGLILANSLNMILRIIYSGIFIKHHFQDSSTFSFYRCLPSGWKVLLFSGITTTISERIFLDRENFWPTFLVHFSIGVACFCMSSFVIYRRERSFINKIIRFRDHTD from the exons atgtcaaattcTTCGCCGGTTGGATCCCAATCTCAACAATTCAGTGACAGCAGCTTCTCTCGCACCTTCAAGTACTTACTCG CTACCCAATTCTTGTCGAGGGGAATCCCATTCATATTCAATGCGTGGATCGTCAGACACCTCTCAGTCGAGGACTTTGCG CTTTATGGAGTACAATTTCCTCTTTTTGTCACCTGTGTATTGTTTCTGAGTCGGGAGGGAGTTCGGCGAGCATGCCTGCGCGCAGACATGAAACG TGATGGTGTGTCGACAGAAGAAAATATAGCAAAGATAATGAAATTTGCATGGTTGATTCCCCCATGTGGAATTCTTCTTACTGTTGCAGCGTGCACTGTTGTCTTCTGGAATAAAGACTTGAGCTTTTCTAATCCATATGGACAAGCGATCTTAATTAATG GCCTTGCATGTATTTTTGAACTTTTGGCAGAGCCCTTGTATATCCTTTCCCAGAACTTGCTTCTGCTTAAATTAAGGCTAGTAGTTGAAACAGTTGCCACTCTTTTCCGGTGCATAACGATGTTCATTCTCATTGTCAAGCAAACTGGCATG GAGAAAGCAATTGTATTTACATTGTCACAAACTGCCTATGGAGTGTGCTTGTTCCTTGGTTATTGGGTCTACTTCCTCTTTTTTGCTGCATGTAGAAGTACTGCTCTTTTCCCCTTCAG TGTAAAGAATAAGAAGGATTATGATAGGGAGCTGTCAGACATGTGTAAGTTGTTTACACTTCAATCCTTGGTGAAGTTGATCCTTCAAGAAGGACAAAGTCTTATCCTTTTATGGTGGGCGACATATTATAACCAAGCTGTGTATGGGCTTGTGGATAAATTAG GGAGCCTGGTGGTCAGGATGGTGTTTCTTCCTTTTGAAGAAAGTTCCTACGCTACATTTGCAAGGTCTGCATCAG GAAAAGACCCTGATAAAGACAGGCGGCTAGGAAGTAGCCTTACTGAGGCCCTCAAGTTGGTTTTGTTAATAG GTCTTGTATTCATGGCGTTTGGCCCGAGTTATTCTTATTCTCTCATCAGATTGTTATACGGTCGGAACTGGAGTGATGGGGAAGCATCATCAGCCCTTCGATATTATTGCTTTTATATAATAGTTTTGGCGATGAATG GAACTTCTGAAGCATTTCTACATGCCGTTGCAAAAGAGAAGCAACTTGTACAGTCAAATCTGTCGTCGTTTCTGTTCGCATTCATACATATAGTGCTGAATATCCTGCTGATAAACTCAGCTGGTGCAGTCGGCTTGATTTTGGCAAATTCATTAA ATATGATTCTGAGAATTATCTACTCGGGGATATTCATCAAGCATCATTTCCAG GATTCTTCCACGTTTTCCTTTTACAGATGTTTACCTTCAGGGTGGAAGGTACTATTGTTTTCGGGAATAACAACTACTATTTCTGAGAGAATATTTCTGGACCGGGAGAATTTCTGGCCGACCTTTTTGGTTCATTTTTCCATTGGTGTTGCTTGCTTCTGCATGTCGTCGTTTGTTAT ATACCGCCGTGAGAGATCGTTCATCAACAAAATCATCCGCTTCCGTGATCACACAGACTAA